The window CTGGCTGCGGGCCGCCCGGCTGGGACGTGAGGCCTCACAGCGGTGGTTGCCCGCGGGCAGAGCCCTGGGAAGGGCTGTCCCAGCGCCGCCGCGGGGAGGTTGGGacgtgctgcaggcagggagctgccgtgcccctgcacacacacacgcacgctgGCTCACTCACTCTCAGCAAAGGGACCCACGGATCCCACCCGCTTCAAACCCTGCTTCTGAGAGCCCGACTTGTGCTGCTTCTGCATCGACATAACGTCCGTGAGTTACTCACTTGGCAGCCTACAGTTAATCACCTCAGCGGCTTGGGTTTCAGCCCTGACATCGCCAGTTAACCCATACAATGTAACTTACATCCAAAGCCTATGTAACTTAGTTTGATATTAAGATATTTCAGAAGAGATCATGCTTTATGTCTGTTTTCGTGTgatgtaaaatgaaaaagataattATATGTTTAACTTAAAGGCAGTTGGGAGAATGCTTACACAAAATGTACCTTAACCTTAACCACCAAAAGGACGAGCAGGTATTTAGTATATAATGCTAGCATATTTAGAATTCAGTAAATTACAGTGTTGCTTCTTTTAGGTGTCTGGGAGCCACCTGTGTAACCAGTACAGAACATCAGGTTCTTTGccagatggaaaaaaagagtttctgcAAAATGGACCAGCCTTACAAGACTTTGTGTCTGGAGATTTGTCAGACAAGAGCACGTGGGCAGAGTATAAAGGCAATTTAAAGCGTCAGAAAGGAGAAAGGTACTTGTGTTTTCAAACAACTGTAGTTGCCTCCATGCACAATCTTGTATGTTTAATACTAACTACAAAAtgtgtataatttatttttattaaatattgacATACTGGTTTGTAAATTTCATAAGTTTTCAAGAAAGAACATATTATTAACTTCAAATGCATAACAAAACATGAAGACGTGGTGGGGCTTTCTCACTTGACTGCCTGTGACAGCCTGTATTAAATTACAAATATACATCGGTAGATGAGTGTACCCTACTTTGGtgttgaaaaaatattattgatagagtaaaacaaaaaagggaGACTAAATCAAAAATGCTTAAACCCACCATATTTCCAGATCAGGCTTGGCGATAGCTGTGGAGTGTATACTACCATTGTTGCAGTCTCTAGTGTGACATTATTAAATCCCACCAGTGCAGTTAAGATTTTTAAAGCTTCTAATGACAGCAAACACCTACTCTTGCATGTTGGAATGATGATAAACATGGAAGAGAGAAGTCCATTATGACCATGCATGATTTTAATATTGGTTGCTGAGTTGCGTCAGTTTTCAAGGAACCTTTCCTAGTTGGGATCTGTAACAAATTGAAGTGGATCTATGAAATTAATGGAAGCTTACCATGTAAATAATCTATTAACGTTTACGTTTGCTTGGTGTTATTCAGGCTGCAACTTCCTCCATGGCTGAAAACAAAGATTCCCATGGGAAAGAACTACAATAAACTAAAGAATACCTTGAGAAGTTTAAATCTTCATACGGTAAATCTAGTACCAACCAGGTTTTCCTGtagaaatacagcattttttaCAGATACAAAATTATGTCTTTGTGGAGGACAGGTAGAAATCATGTCTTCAATGATCTTCAGCCCTGAAACCAATCCCAATGCTGATCTTTTTGCCAGTGGTGAATTTTACCCATAAAGAATGAAGTCAAATCCAATGGATTATTTCATGgttttcctgctgtgattttaaaTACTAGCGTTTACTATTTGCATCTCCAAACAGATCAGAAGATGCTATGTGTGactgtttttaaaggaaacacaCACAATTTCAGAGTTACATACATGTTTTGCATGAAAAGAAATTATAGAAATGTATGCGTTTCATTAAATATACCTTCCAGATGCTAAAAAGTGGTGAGTAGGCACGgagagattttttccttttttttcagagtaagatCATGCTTTGATGCACCACGGGCTTTGTGAACATTTTATcagtttttcaatttaaaatgtcAATGACAATATATGCTAATTAATAAGGCAGTTACATGGTTGAGGAGTTTTTGGAATTGTGAAGTAGAGGAAAAGAATGATAATGGATGTCAGGAAATAATTCTTTTCTTCCTATCTATTCTACTGATTTCTTAGAGAATAATATGCAACTCTGTTAATCCCCTCATTTATCagggaaggaattttttttgtaGGTAACTATTGAAATTGATCAATAATATAAcaataattttcagtaataatAGATCGCAGTAATAATAGGTCCATTCCTGTCTTTTACCTTTAGGTATGTGAAGAAGCACGTTGTCCCAACATTGGAGAATGCTGGGGAGGTGGTGAATATGCTACAGCTACAGCTACTATTATGGTAAGCCATTAACCATTTCTTAGTATTCTGTTATTGTTAGAGCTGTTTGTACTGTTGCATCTCTACTGTAGTGGAGAGGGTTTATTACAACAAATGTAGAGTAAAGCACTGTCCTAATTTTTTTACTTAGTATTGGGATTTATCTGATATAGCTTATGCAGCTGTGTCTCAGATGAGCAGCAGTGATGTGTACAGTGTAAAGGTAGGAATGTCTTTCTTATTTCAGCTGATGGGTGACACATGCACTAGAGGTTGCAGATTTTGTTCAGTAAAGACAGCAAAAAATCCACCTCCACTGGATCCCAAGGAGCCTTACAACACAGCAAAGGCTATAGCTGAGTGGGGCTTGGATTATGTTGTATTGACATCTGTGGACAGAGACGGTTAGTATGTTGTCTCTCATCTCTTCCAGTCTGAGCTCTCATATGGGTTATCTAGGGTAAACACAGACCTTGATAAACATTTATTGCTCAGCACAACTGTTGAGGATTGCTGTTTTAAAAGAGTTGACAGTGATGAAACTTTTCAAGTTTCTACATATTCTTAGTATTTCTCTGTCTCGTAAAATATAACAGAAGCTACACTGTTATTAAACATCAAGAATATTACaatactaaatattttataacttttttttgcaaaatacatacatacacagcACGTTCTATTACCTAATtagcaaaaaacccacccctgCCCCAACTTCATATACAATACCGTTACAGAACTTCCTTCCAAAAACTAAACCTGGAATATATTGTATGTAACAGAACTGAAAGTTGCCTTTTTTCTAAGGTTGTAGTAGCTCCTTTGTGGTGAAACCACATAGGTGGGGAAGACCATTGTAAAGACTGTCCAGTATGGTGGAAAGTCCAGTAGCTTTGAAGTGGCTTACAATAAAAGagcaataatatatatatatatatttcagtttttgtATAACTGTTTCTCAGACCAAAAACATGAATAGGTAAAGCCATTTTTTGGTCAGGCTGACAGTGAACCTAGAGACAGGTAAATTCGGAGTAAACATTTGAAGCCTGCCCTAGGCAATCACAGTTACGACTTTGTGCAGAACAAGGCTTGGTAGAATATCTGTTGTAAACCTTTGGCATAAGCAGTAAGATAAGACTGGGGTTTGACTGCcgtattatttttcatttaaatttgaaTCTGTAGGGGTTTTGTAGCTTTGCTAATAAGTAAATACATTTCTTGAACAGAAAGGTCAACTGAATAATTGAAATTCTTCTAGATATGCCTGACGGTGGAGCAGAACACTTTGCAAAGACAGTCTCGCATCTGAAAGAAAGGTATATTGTTGATGTTACTACTATTATTATAACTTTAGAATGTGGTACTGCATATAGGTCAAAACTACTTTTAGCTGGATTATTCCAAGGGCTGTCCAAATACAAAAGTCTGCCTTTAGCCTATCTgtgtcctccttttttttttcttgtttttcatctttctctcaTAATGGCCTCAAAGTATTTTGAATCTGGATGCATTTCCAATTTAGCCCAGGCTTATTTAAAACTAAGCACTGGATTATTTCTTTGAACAGGCAGCTGGTCTACCAGGAAATGAGTACATACTTTTGAGGTATGTTCATTCTTGAAGCTTGGGGCTTAAACACATTGGATTTAGATAAGTGCCACCACATGACAGAAGATGTTGGGTTTCTCTTTCAGCAGTGATCAGATTTCTTTGTGTTTCCCCACAATGACTGTTTCTGTCTGTGATTGTACCTTCTGGCTTTCCCTAGCTGTGCCTTCTTCACTCTACATCAGTGCCCTGCATGCCATTAGGTAGTGTATGTGTCTACCTGCAGATTTAATTTGTATAATGTCATTTAAGTCTTTATCTTGGGACTTGAAAGGTTTTTGCAGTTTCCCTCACCTGCCTTTCTGAGCTGAAATCTGGTTCCTGGACACCAAGATTAGATCCCAGGGCAATAATGCAGGCTTCTTATCCCAGTAGGCAGGATTGTATCTCTTCTGTATCTTGGAGCTATAATGTTAAGCTCATGATAAGTTAACCTGcaacaaagacaaatgaaaaatcaCGTACAGTGATTGTGATTAAGACTGTTggaatttcttttgtatttatttcactttcattCTATTTCAGCTCACATCAGTAAGATCAGGAACTAAACACATTATGTCTTGTTTGAATTGTAGTACTAGTATTTGCAGAAATCTGTTGGTTTAGAATTGTATCCCAAATTAACTTTGCTTTGGTTATCAGACCGTCATTTATTTAGTTATGTTTGGttctttgctatattttttttcaagagatcCCCTAGATGTGTTCATTTTGCCTCTCCTTTTAAGGAATTCAAAAATCCTGGTAGAATGCCTAACTCCCGATTTTCGAGGGGACCTTAAAGCTGTGGAGAGAGTAGCGTTGTCAGGACTGGATGTGTATGCCCACAACGTGGAGACAGTGCCAGAATTACAGAGGTAATACCAGTATGTGGAAGTGGCAGAGGGTATGAACAGACGAGGGGTTTTGTAGGAGGGCCTGTGTGGAAGGGGTAGCCGGCGCCCTTTACTGAGACCCGCACGGAGGCTCGGGGCCGAGCCGGGCGGGACAGGCCGCAGGACGAAATGGCGCGGGGCGCGCggcgggccggccccgctcccagcatgcctcgcgcgcgccgccgccgccgtgctcGCCGCCCGCCGGCAGAGGgcgcccgcgccgcgccccggcccccggggcggccccgcctcatgccgcctccccgccccgccgtggggctgcggcgggggccaCCGGGGCAAGGGCGGGCGCAGCCGGCACCGCGCGGCCGGGGAGCCCCGCTTTGACACTCGAACCGGTGCGCATCCCATCGCTTGCGATGCTGCGGGGGGGTTTCTGCCGGTGTGGCTAAAACCTCCCAGGTGCCATTTTCACTTTGTGCAAACTTGCAGAACGCACCTTCCTTGACATCTCTAACTTCTGTGCACCCTTTCATGCGTTTTTCCCCTTGTGCTGGAAATACAAAAAGGAAGGTCCGTGATCCGCGAGCCAACTTTGAACAATCCATACGTGTGCTGAAGCACGCTAAAGAGGTCCAGCCCGGCGTCATTTCTAAAACCTCCATTATGTTGGGGCTAGGCGAGACAGATGAACAAGTATATTCTACAATGAAACGTAAGTTGGCATTGAAATATTTGCCAAAATTCACAGGTGTGAATTTTACTGTGTTGGAAAACAGTTGTAAGCATCTTAGCCTCAACATGCAAGTCAGTTTGCTGGTGCAGGAAATGTTTTCTAAgctttatgggggaaaaaaaaaaaaaaaaaaaggttggctAAAAAAGATTaaatctctgaaatattttgccttCATATGGCTTTCAGATTGTTTGACAGGTAGATCCAGCTCATGTTGATTTCAATGGAAATTATAAGTATCGTTGTGTGACTATATCCACATTCTTATCTTTGCAATACTTAAAATAATGGACTTACAATGTAGTTGCCCTATTGAACATTCCTTTTTAGAAACAGCAAACCtgactgtttaaaataatttatttcgtCTTTCTTAGACTCAAAACCAGTTATTATTCTTGGAGCTGTAGCATGTTCTTAGGTTTTCATGAAAATGTACTTTTAAGAGGAGAAAATTTCACAGTGAATGCAATGTGTTGGTAAGAAGAAATTCATAAATCCTATGGCATTTCTCCCATATCCTGAAAGAATGTCTACCTGGTACTTTATTTTGTGTACAACAACCCGTATTTAGAATGCAGTGATACAGTCTAGTTTTTTTGCAGCTATCCCATAATCAGGACCATAAAATTACAGTTCCTGATTTTTCCATTCTTCCTACCTAGCATTTCCTGACACAAGAATATGAAATTTCAGATTTGGTGTCATTTGTTTTCAGGCCACTATCATGGATATATTTGGAGACAAACTGTTACTCACCACATTCATTCAGTTACTCTAATTATGTTCTCCTTCCATCCTCTGGGTATGAGTTAAGGAACATGTAAATGTGCTGATAGTGAATGAGTTTCTTCACGGAACCGTCTCAGTCTAAACAGAGACTCTAGGGTAACAGTGAGTATAATGCTGTGGTCAAAacaccaactttttttttctaattgatgTGGGGCAACCAGCCCAAGTAGCCAGAAAACATACGGAGTTGTTAATGCAAAATCTGATTCCTCAGCCATCCCTTTTCTCAGAATACCCCACTAGCTGCAGTGAACATAATTCTTCAGGTTAGCTATCAGGTGTCTGCATTTCACTCTTAAGTAGACTACCTGAACTCATTTGCTGTATATTGATCGTAGTATATACTCAAATTTTAGCAAAGTTTATGAGATTCTGCAGGCATTAGAACTAATATACCTCCTAAGTGTAAAACTGGCAAAAGATGTTGGCAGTTTTCCGATGTATAGCTCTCTAGAACTGTCCGCATCTTTTTGGCATGAAGACTCTTGAAACAGTGGAGAACTACCAAGTGCATGTGCCTGCATCCCTTTTTCTGTCAAATGGAGACTCTGACCTAAAGACACAATGAAAAGTGGTAAGAGAAAAAAGACAAGAGCACGTCATCTCTGCAGTGAGACACGTGACTGCAGTGAGTGCAGCACAGTGGTATTGTCTCTTGCTTTAAACTAGATCCCTCAGGTCTTGCTGCAGCATGGAGCTCAGAATGAGGTGAGCGGCTACTGCTCACGGAGGCTGCAAGTTCCCTTTGCTGGAGAGCAGAAGGTAACCCCTGCAGGGTGCTGCAGAGTGACCTTTGGTCAGACTTGGAAGGAGGGTGTTTTCCAGTTCCTGACAGGCCCTTGTGATCCTTCTGCTGCTAACAGGGAATTTCGTTTTTGCAGTATTGCGGGAAGCCGATGTAGATTGTTTGACCCTAGGACAGTACATGCAACCAACAAAACGTCACCTAAAGgtaaaattttgtctttaatttacCAGCAACATTATGGTCTGTACCTTGCACAGTCAAGTTTCCTCTTTCTAAATTGAGGCTTGATATGCATCCTTAACTGTGGATGTTGGGAAAAATTTCCTTCCTTGTTTAACCTGATCTTCATCTGTTATGGGCTCCTCACTAAAATTGACCTCAGCCATCTAATCCCTTCCATCTTCTGCAGACTTCCCATTGCTACTTTCTACTATTAGCTGGGGAGACAGCTGAAGCTGAGACGTGGTTCTGGAAAACAAGAGTTTCAGTGTATGTCTCAATGTCTCAAGCCAGCTCCCCTTCACTCTTTCATAGGCTCTCCCTTCATGGTGCCACTTCTGCTGAGAAATTACCATTTTCTCATTCTGTAGTTGTCCAGAGCTCGAGTCTCTGTTCTGTTACTGTGTTTCACTGAAATAACTGTTAGTGAAGAGATTTGTAGGactattgtatttttattaacttgagggaaaaaaaaaaaggtttgctcAAACAGACCATTCAAAAACAGAGTGAAGAAAATTATAAAGCAACAACTAGAAATTGAATTCTAAACTTTTCAGCTAAATatgaaaatcaaataaaatgcactttcagtagaaagcagagaaaattcaGTTTGTGTCTTGTCTGCTGAAAGTTTGAGTGTAAAATTTTGAACTTCCAGTATAACTGTGTTTCAGGTCACTACATGCTAACTATAGccatttcctttccatttataCCCAATCAAAATGAATTCTTTTCACTCAGGTTGAGGAGTACATAACTCCCGAAAAATTTAAGTACTGGGAAAAAGTAGGAAATGACCTTGGATTCCATTACACTGCTAGCGGGCCCTTAGTGCGCTCCTCCTATAAAGCAGGTAAATTACTGAAAAGCATTAGATTCTTTAGCACATAACGTTTTATTATGTAAAGTCAAAAAAGTGAAGTCATATGCAACAAAGCTCACCTTAGCTCAAGGACACCTTATacggtaattttttttttctttaattatttacaCACTATCTTCTATAGGTCATCTAAGTGCATCAGTATAACAGTAATTGATATTTGTACAATTGCTGTGCTGcttaagctattttttttccaaacctagTTTGTACTATGCTCAGTGGGTGAGGCAGGATAAAGGGTACCCAATGTGCAAATTTTTGTTTACATTCTGCCTCTTGGATGCTTCAGGGTTTAGTGGGGCTCTTTGTGATGTAATTCTGTTGCCTTGGGCAGAATTTATTTACAATGCCTTAGAAATAATTAGACACACTTAGGGCAGTACTTCTACTGACAAAACATTAGGTATTAAGTAGCAGCTGATACTAATGGAGCATGTTGCTGCTTTTTCCTAAGGAGAGGGTAGAGAAGACTCATCTGGGGCACCTTGCCTAGACTGTTCTGATGCCAGCTCAAACGAGACTTACAGCAGGTTTCACTCTAAGTTGctgataattaaaaattaattcctatTTCATAAAGTAAGTCAATTTACCTTTGCCTGTTGGAAATCACAAAGAACCAGAGCTATTTCATAAAAttgggcatgaggaaaaaaatcaggattttggGGGTGCAGGGTTGTTGTTCAGGTTATGGGTTGGGTATTTTACAGCCTTGCTGTTATTTGTTGGAAGTGCTGTTGTTACAGAACTGAATTACTATAAAATACCAGTAAGAACAATTGTATTGTAGAAGAGAATACTCACACTAAATAAGAATGTGTATTGCTTTCTTTCATTGGAATACCTACACATTATTTTGgtgcttttttgccttttaattagGTGAATTCTTCTTGAAGAACTtagtagaaaaaagaaagacaaaagccATCTGAAGATGAAAGTGAACCTATTTAAAGCAGCCAGCTTTAAGGATCCTTTTTTCAACACATAATTATACTCGGTTCCAGAAATGCAGAAAGCCAGATGGTGGATGTATGAATAAACTTACTATCTTTCCAGAACACTTTTCTCTCACCAAAacatttcacattattttacCCCATCCCTCCTGGCAAGGCTACAACTACATAGTATTTCTGCTGTTCAGCAAAAAGTCAGAAGATAGAACTGATTCTGAAAGAGTGATAGAACTGAGGTGGAAGAAATGtaagctaaaaaaaaccccagatttaagTAAAGACATTTAATACTACCATGAGTATTGCTGCAGTTAATACTTACGAAGATGCTAAGAGTAATTTGAAAGTTACTGATACTGATTTGGAAGTTACTGTGTACTGATATTTTGGTTTACTGTATGGTACACAGGCTTGCAGAGGCTCTTGGAACTACAGGAGTTCTAAAGAAAGAGGACCAGATTAGGGATATCTTGAGCCACACCAGAGAAAGTATCACTAAATACTCCTTCAAGAGATAGTATCTCTTGCCTGCATCTTAAGGAAATGAGCTGTACCATTCTGATAGCTAATGCTTTTCAGGTGCTTGCATGTCTCAAAGCGTAAGCCTTGGTATCAAAGGTatcaaactgaagaaaacaagaaccTTTTGTGGCAAGACAATTAACATTGTGTAGATACCATATAATTTAAACATCTGGAAAATCAGAGTTAACGTAACAGCCTAAATAGAGCCACCCCTGCTTTGGGGATATGACTAACAAACCCCACTGAGTTGCACAGGTGCTTCTTCAGTACTGGGTGTGCAGaactgctgctgttctgtgcTGCGCTTCTGCTCCAAATGTATATATGGTCTTATCATTAAAGGAAAGTTAAAATCCTGATCCAAGGGTGTGGTGGttgtgtttgattgtggcacCCTTGAGACCTGGTCTGGCTGTAAGTCTGCATACAAGGAAGCGAACTGCATCATGGATGAAATGGAAATCCATTACATATCATACTAGCAACATGGCTTATGGTATACTAGCAGCTGTAACTTCTCTTTTTAATCACGATAATTCAGAGTGCATCTCTCCCTAATAATTCTCAGTTGTCTGCTATGGTCATTAGATACTATCTTTAACTGGCTTCGCCTCTATCTTCACAAAGTTATTTGGGAAACATGCCAGGAATTTACTATCTGGTCCCACACTCTCATCACACAGGTTAATCCTATGGCTGGCTTTAATACTTTTCTAAAACTACTGTAGTCCGTATGAAGGAGAGTGGACCTCCGCCTGCCCCCAACTCAACTAGATGTTAGAAGGAAGAGAGATAATTAGCAAGTTAATATAAGAGAAACCTGGTATTGTCATGAACAACAAAAGTCAGATTATACCACTGAGGCCAGTGATGCACAATTGATGCTTTACAAAATTAAGTATAGCAATATTAAAGCATTGTGAAGACAAATAGCCTTAAGCTAGAAGGAATGTACTAATTAAACAGTGTAAGTGGAAGTGTAAATTAGGGGAAGAGAAACCTAATCCATGATGAACAGAAgggaagaacagagaaacagaagTCTTAATAGCTGTACTTTATAAAGACAGAAAGGCAAggcttcttccttttttctattaaaaaaatatcaataatAACTTTTAAAGTTTAAGTTCAAACGAAGTCTGACAGCTAGTCTTGGAAATACCAGGGATACTTTGAGCAAAAACCACCCTGCTTCAGCTGAGGTACACTGAATACCAGAGCAGTTAAAGGTTATCAACTCTGGTAAGGAAATTCAATGCTCCCTCCACAGCAGCAGGCATGGAGCATGCAACCTTACCTCCAGGATACCTGCACGTTTAACAGCTGCCAGCCTTTATTAGAGGTCCCACTACACATAATGGTTTTGACTTGCCTACAGAGCAGATTTAGCACAATATTACTGTAGCTTTTGCCAAGTTACTGCTTTTTTCAGCATATCAACACCAGAAATATGAAGAATTCTGAGCCATACAGCTATTACCAACCTGGAACAAGAGGACATTACACACTAATTATCCAGGACTTCTTTACAGTGAGAGAAAGAATACTTCTGGAAACAGAGTCCAATGTTACTTCATGTTAGAATTATCTTATGAATTGCTGCTGGGTGGTTCAGAAGATGATCTCATGCTTTTACACAACTGTCTGCCAGCTGGTACCAAGTTTCTGAAGCTATGTAAGCTGTTTTCTAACTGCATGTTTTGCTGTGGTTTCTAAGGAAAGCAGTCACATTTTGACTTCATAGACTGGaggggtggtttgtttttaagAGTATTTGAGGACAAGTCCTAAAGTTCTTCTCCTAGTTAGGAAATCCTGCTTTTACAACcatcttccttccttcttgcCCATGCAGTTTTTCCATAACTGCATATTAAAACACCAAACTCTCACAGAACTCCTGGTTATAAATTCAGCACAGGTTTCATGACTATCTCAATTGTGTCTCCAGTGAAGCTTCATGTttagtgacattttctttttgtatgtCAATCACTTCATTCTGTCAGTTTGTTTCACAAAGCAGCCATAAAGTATTTTAAGAAACATTAATCTTCCTTGCAATCAGGAAAACATCAAACTGAGTTTTGGGAATATGATTTCAAGTTGACACAGACACTTTAAAAGAATGAATAGTCTTTTTTAGCATCATTACATCAATCTACACATGGTATGAAGCATAATTAAACGTTACGCAGCTGACTAGAGAACTGCTGCATCTTCCAGTGACTTCAAGTCTAAGTTAAATCAACAAAGCCAGACCATTAAGTATAGTTTTAAATTTTTGCCCTACTTGATCAATAATGAATAGTGGTATGCCCTTcatttaagaaatatttatgcTTCTTTACTACAACATGTGGCAACTTATTGTATATGTTCAACTTCCAACAGAAATTCTCAGCTTGGAATAGAAAAAGCAAGTAATGAAAACTGACTGCAGTATTCCTAAATCAATCAGATAACCCATTATGCTTTCTTGCATTGTTTTACAGGTTGTTTCAAGCTTCAGCTGTTGAGCAAGATTACAGCACTACTGTAAATTCTAGATCAACAGAAGAACCTCAAGTGATAGAAATGTAAACATAGCCAGTGCAAAATCTCACCAGTAACTGCTCCTACTAGTCTTGCTCAAAAATGTGTTTGTTCTACTCACTTGCAATAATTTTGGCTATCATATGCCTGGAACCAGACTAGTTTTAGCTGCACAAATGGTtgaacacacatacacagaagaaaaacactgcaTCTTGCCTGACATTTACAATTTGTCTATGCACATCTTGGGTAAGATTTAATTTATGCAGTCTGTATTGTACTATTCATAGGCTTGTATTAAAGCTGGATTTGCTTCAGCTGTTGTATTCACATTTTTGTGGTGAAAAGCAGTGTTACTGTGGGATTGTATTTTATTAGGAACCCCATAAGAAAGAATCTCAGAGCACAGGAGTCCATTACTCGTATTACACAATTCTCATCAAGAATGACATGCTTTAAGATCCCATAGACAAAGACTCAGTA of the Athene noctua chromosome 4, bAthNoc1.hap1.1, whole genome shotgun sequence genome contains:
- the LIAS gene encoding lipoyl synthase, mitochondrial isoform X1, with the translated sequence MSLLPGGRRCGAAAATAARRLLLGPQGRVSGSHLCNQYRTSGSLPDGKKEFLQNGPALQDFVSGDLSDKSTWAEYKGNLKRQKGERLQLPPWLKTKIPMGKNYNKLKNTLRSLNLHTVCEEARCPNIGECWGGGEYATATATIMLMGDTCTRGCRFCSVKTAKNPPPLDPKEPYNTAKAIAEWGLDYVVLTSVDRDDMPDGGAEHFAKTVSHLKERNSKILVECLTPDFRGDLKAVERVALSGLDVYAHNVETVPELQRKVRDPRANFEQSIRVLKHAKEVQPGVISKTSIMLGLGETDEQVYSTMKLLREADVDCLTLGQYMQPTKRHLKVEEYITPEKFKYWEKVGNDLGFHYTASGPLVRSSYKAGEGREDSSGAPCLDCSDASSNETYSRFHSKLLIIKN
- the LIAS gene encoding lipoyl synthase, mitochondrial isoform X3; the encoded protein is MSLLPGGRRCGAAAATAARRLLLGPQGRVSGSHLCNQYRTSGSLPDGKKEFLQNGPALQDFVSGDLSDKSTWAEYKGNLKRQKGERLQLPPWLKTKIPMGKNYNKLKNTLRSLNLHTVCEEARCPNIGECWGGGEYATATATIMLMGDTCTRGCRFCSVKTAKNPPPLDPKEPYNTAKAIAEWGLDYVVLTSVDRDDMPDGGAEHFAKTVSHLKERNSKILVECLTPDFRGDLKAVERVALSGLDVYAHNVETVPELQRKVRDPRANFEQSIRVLKHAKEVQPGVISKTSIMLGLGETDEQVYSTMKLLREADVDCLTLGQYMQPTKRHLKVEEYITPEKFKYWEKVGNDLGFHYTASGPLVRSSYKAGEFFLKNLVEKRKTKAI
- the LIAS gene encoding lipoyl synthase, mitochondrial isoform X2, which translates into the protein MRPSAEKIVRAGRVSGSHLCNQYRTSGSLPDGKKEFLQNGPALQDFVSGDLSDKSTWAEYKGNLKRQKGERLQLPPWLKTKIPMGKNYNKLKNTLRSLNLHTVCEEARCPNIGECWGGGEYATATATIMLMGDTCTRGCRFCSVKTAKNPPPLDPKEPYNTAKAIAEWGLDYVVLTSVDRDDMPDGGAEHFAKTVSHLKERNSKILVECLTPDFRGDLKAVERVALSGLDVYAHNVETVPELQRKVRDPRANFEQSIRVLKHAKEVQPGVISKTSIMLGLGETDEQVYSTMKLLREADVDCLTLGQYMQPTKRHLKVEEYITPEKFKYWEKVGNDLGFHYTASGPLVRSSYKAGEGREDSSGAPCLDCSDASSNETYSRFHSKLLIIKN